The window GCGTCGCGCGGTGGCGCGCGGCAGGTCGGCGGCCTTGGCGAGATCGCTCAGCGTCATCGATCGGGCATCGGCGCCGAACAGTTCGAACACCCGCAGCCCGCGGTCGAGGCTCTCGATGAAGTCGGTATTGCCGCGCTCGGCGTCGCTGCGCTTCAGCTTCGGCATGATCCGTCCCTTGCCCGGTTCAACCGACCGCTTCCAGTTTCTTCAAATCGAAGGAGAGATCGGCGGCCTGTTCCGGTGAAGGAGAGAGCGAGGCCGCGATCAGCCGCCGCGCTATCATCTGGTCGCCCGGCCGGTTAATGCTGTCCACTGCCATCAGCCTTGTCCCGCGGTAGTAGAAGATCGAGAACTTGCCGTCGTCGATGACGCCGCGAATGACGGCTGTATCGTCAGGCGCGGAGAGGCCGACGATCTGCAGCTTGGCATCATATTGATCCGACCAGAACCGCGGCACGCTGACATAGGGTTCGGGCTTGCCGGCAATCGCCGCGCCGGCCGACTTGCCCTGGTCGGTGGCGTTCTGCACCGACTCCAGCCGCACCCGGCGGCCCGCGAAGATGTTGTGATGATTGCTGCAGTCGCCCGCCGCAAAAATATTCGGCACGGCGGTCTGGCCGAATTCATCGACATCGATGCCGTTGGCGCAAGCGACGCCGGCGGCGGAGGCCAGGTCATCATTGGCGATGCCGCCGATTCCGGCGACGATCATATCGCCGCGCACGCGCCGGCCATCGCTGCAAATCACTGCATGCGCTGCGCCATCGGCGTCCTCGATGCCGACCACGGTCTGATTGAAGCGGATATCGACGCCATGGCTAACATGGGTGTCGAGCAGGAACTGCGAGATCTGCGGCGACACCGCGCGCTCCAGCAGCCGTGAGGCGGCTTCGATCAGCGTCACCTTCTTGCCGGCCTTCGCAGCGGTGGCCGCGACTTCGAGGCCGATGAATCCGCCGCCGATGATAACGATCTCGTGCGCTGTTTCGAGCCGCGGCTTCAGGTTCACGGCGTCATCGAGCGTGCGCAGATAGACGATGCCGTCGCGGCCATGGCCGGGCACGCTGAGTTGCCGCGCCCGCGAGCCCGTCGCGATCAATAGCTTGTCGTAGGCGAGCTGGTCGCCGCCCTGCAACTCGACGCGGCCGGCGTCGCGGTCAATGCGCGTGGCGCGATGCCCGAGTACCAGTTCGATGCCTTGCGTCTTGAAGTAGTCGTCGCCGCGCAGGATCAGGTTGCTGTGCGCGACGCTGCCGGCCAGAAAGCCCTTCGACAGCGGTGGCCGCTGATAGGGCAGGTGGGTCTCGTCGGCGACGATGCGGATCGGCTCATCAAAGCCTTTTTCGCGTGCGCTGATGCCGGCCTGTACGCCGGCATAGGATGCCCCGATAATCAGTAATCCGCTCATAGCTGTGCCCAGACGTTAAACGTTGCATCGATGCCCGGTTTGGCGACCGCATTTTCCGCGCCAATGCATTGATCGAAATTGGTCCCAGCCATCACTGCATCCCAGCCAATCATCTTCGTTCAATCAATGAACATAAGTTCGCTGACAGAACGAAGCAAGTTTATTTTGGCGACATCAAATTTGCGGTGGGTCAATGACGTGCTGCCATTCTTGGCAACTGCAGCACTAAAATTAATCTTGCACCCGAATTAGATTGGATGCAGTCTAAATACTATCGGACATATGTTCGTCTATTGAACAATTTTGATCGCGGGATCCACTTGAAGATGAGAGCGACTGCAGGATTGTTGATCGTTGGAATCGCTGTCGGTTGCGCCATGTCGCAGCAGTCATCTGCGCAGCAGGCGAACCGGAATGCGCCAGATCTGGTGCTGGTGAGTGGAAAAATTCTGACGATGGACAGCCGCTCAACGGTGGCCCAGGCGTTAGCCGTCCGGGACGGCAAGATCCTCGCCATCGGCGACAACGCAGAGATTAACCAGCTCGCAGGTCCGCAAACGCGCGTCATCGATCTGGCGGGCAAGTCTGTCGTTCCGGGGCTGATCGATACCCATGCTCATTTCAGGGCGGCGGGTCTCGGAGATTATGTCGTCAATCTGGGCCGCGCGAAAAACGTTGCGGAAGCGCTCGAACTGCTCAAGGCCTTCGTGGCGAAGAAGAAGCCGGGCGAATGGATCACCACCGGCGGCTGGCACCCGCCGTCGCAACTCGCCGAGAAACGATACTTGACCCGGCAGGAGCTCGACAGCGTTTCTCCGGACAATCCGGTTTATCTTCGCACCGTCGGCCACTTCTCGATGGCCAACAGCATCGCCCTGAAGCAGGCCGGGATCGACAAGGCGACGCCAAATCCGAGCGGCGGGTCGTTCGAGAAAGATGGCTCTGGTGACTTGACCGGCGTTCTCGTCGAAACAGCAATTCCCGTGGTTGAGAAACTCGTGCCTCCCTACACGGAGGACGACGAGATCCGCCAGTACAAGATCGCCGAGAGCGCTCTGAACAGCTTTGGAATTACCAGCGTCGTCGAAGGCGCGACGGTCCCGCGCGACATTCGGACGCTCGAAAAGATTGTCCTGTCCGGGAGCGCGACGCTACGGGTCGGCACCATGTTCCGGCCCGAGCCGCCGGCCGAGCTATCGGCGTGGGAAACCATCATGAGCGGCAACGGCGCAACGTCGGGCTTCGGCGACGACTGGCTCAAATTCGGCGGCATCAAGATCTTCTATGACGGAGGCATGACTCTCAAGACGGCCTTGATGCGCGACAAGTATCCCGATGCTCACGACGAATATCATGGCATTGCGCAGCAGACGCCTGAGCGGCTGAAGCAGCTGGTTTCGATTGCCAACAAGTACAATTGGCGCGTCGGTGTCCATGTCGTGGGAGATCTCGGCATTGATCAGGCGCTTGATGCCTTCGAATCCGCTGACCAGGAAAGGTCGATCAGGGATCGCCGCTTCATTCTGATCCATGCCAGCCTGATCAGGCCCGAACAGATGGACCGAGCGCGGCGGTTGGGCGTCCGGGTCGATTTTCAGAACGTGTTCATGTGGGACAAGGCCTCGACCGTCGAACGCTTTCTTGGAAAGGCGACCGCGGACCGCGCAGTCCCCACCAGGACCCTGATCGAAAAAATGGGACTCGACAATCTGGGCGCCGGCACGGACTTCCCCGTCAATCCGATCAATCCGTTCCTCAACATGTACATCATGGTGACGAGGAAAGATCCGAACGGAAATGTCTATGGGGCATCGGAGGCCATCAGTCGTGATCAGGCGTTGCGTCTCTATACAAGTGCTGCATCCCGATACATGTTTGACGAAGGGCGGAAGGGGACGCTCGAGGCCGGAAAGTTGGCCGATCTTGTCGTCCTCTCCGCGGATTTCATGAGTGTCCCGGAAGATCAGATCAAGGATATCAAGGCGGATTTGACGTTGGTTGGCGGTAAAGTGGTATTTCAACGCTGAGCTGCGGTACGGATCAACACCAATAAGAAGAGAGAACCTCACCATGATGAGCCAAGAGCAAAATGATCTGATCACCCGGATCGGGCCGAAGGCGCCCGCCGGCAAATTGATGCGGATGTACTGGCAGCCTGCGGCGCTGGTCGATGAACTCGAAGGCGAGCGCCCGATCAAGCCGGTCAAGCTGCTCGGCGAAGACTTTGTGCTGTTCCGCGACGAAGAGGGGCGCTACGGCCTGCTCGATCGCGACTGTCCGCATCGCGGCGCCGATCTCGCCTTCGGGCGGCTGGAAGGCGGCGGCGTGCGCTGCGCGTTCCACGGCTGGCTGTTCGACGTCAACGGCAAGTGCCTGGAGACTCCGGCCGAGCCGAAAGCCTCAAAACTCTGCGCCGGCATCAAGCAGCGTGCGTTTCCTGTCGTCGAGAAGGGCGGCATCCTCTGGGCCTGGCTCGGCGAAGGCGAACCGCCGGCGTTCCCGGAGTTGGATTGTTTCGCCGCGCCCGGCGCCTACACCTTCGCCTTCAAGGGCCTGTTCGACTGCAACTGGCTGCAGGCGATGGAAGTCGGCATCGATCCCGCCCACGCCTCGTTCCTGCATCGCTTCTTCGAAGACGAGGACACGTCGGCGGCCTATGGCAAGCAGTTCCGCGGCGCCTCCGCCGGCAGCGAAATGCCGATGACCAAGATCCTGCGCGAATACGATCGCCCGATCATCAATGTCGAGAGCACCGAATATGGGCTGCGGCTGATCGCGTTGCGCGAACTCGACGACGAACGGACTCACGTCCGCGTCACCAACCAGCTGTTCCCGCACGGCTTCGTGATTCCGATGAGCACGGAAATGACCATCACCCAGTGGCACGTGCCGGTCGATGACGAGAGCTGCTACTGGTACGCGATCTTCACCAGCTACACCAAGCCGGTCGACAAGCAGAAGATGCGCGAGCAGCGCCTCGAACTTTACGAGCTGCCCGACTACAAGTCGCGCAAGAACCGCAGCAACGACTACGGCTTCGATCCGCACGAGCAGGCCCACGAGACCTATACGGGCATGGGCGCCGACATCAATGTCCACGACCAGTGGGCGGTGGAGTCGATGGGCAAGATCCAGGATCGCACCCGCGAACATCTCGGCTCGTCCGACAAGGCGATCATCGCCTATCGCAAGCTGCTGCGGCAGGAAATCGAAAAGGCCGCCGGCGGGGTCAAGCCGCTGATGTTCCTCGACGCCGATCACGCGCGCAGCATCCAGGGCCCGGCGACGATGGACGGCATCGGCCCGACCCGCGGCTGGGAAACCTACTGGATGGAAGTTGACGTCGCCCGCCGCCGCGGCGCGCCGTGGGCCGCGCCGGTGCCGCAGGAAGCTTCCGCCACCGTGACGCGTCTGTCGGCCGCCGAGTGATCGGCCTTCGTCAAAATTTTTGAGGCAAGATTTTTCGGGGAGAGTGCGTTGAGTTTCGTCGAACGCCACGGTCTGTGGTCCGCAGAACAAAAGGACGCGGCCGTCAGGCTTCGCCGCATCGTCGAGGAGCAGAAGCTCGAAGTGATCCGGCTGTCGTTTCCGGATCAGCACGGCATCTTGCGCGGCAAGACGCTGATCGCGGAGGAGGCGATGCGCTGCCTCGAAAGCGGCTGCACGATCACCACCACCATGTTCGCCAAGGACACCTCGCACAAGACGGTGTTTCCGGTGTTCACTTCCGGCGGCGGCTTCGGCATTCCCGAAATGCAGGGCGCTGCCGACGTGCTGATGATCCCGGATCCCAGCACATTCCGCGTGCTGCCCTGGGCGCCGACTACGGGCTGGCTGCTCTGCGACGTGCATTTTGCGGACGGCCGCCCGGTGCCGTTCGCCACCCGCAACCTCTACAAGGGCGTGTTGGCCGACCTAAACAAGCGCGGCTATGACTTCGTCGTCGGGCTTGAAGTCGAGTGCCACGTCTTCAAGCTCGAAGATGCGCGCATGGCGCCGGAAGATGCCGGGCAGCCCGGGCGACCACCGGAAGTGAGCTTGCTCTCGCACGGTTATCAATATCTCACCGAGCAGCGCTACGACCAGATGGAGCCGGTGCTGGAATTCATCCGCCGCGATGTGCTGGCGCTCGGGCTGCCGCTGCGCTCGGTGGAAGTCGAATACGGCCCGAGCCA is drawn from Nitrobacteraceae bacterium AZCC 2146 and contains these coding sequences:
- a CDS encoding 3-phenylpropionate/trans-cinnamate dioxygenase ferredoxin reductase subunit (product_source=KO:K00529; cath_funfam=3.30.390.30,3.50.50.60; cog=COG0446; ko=KO:K00529; pfam=PF07992,PF14759; superfamily=51905,55424), which codes for MSGLLIIGASYAGVQAGISAREKGFDEPIRIVADETHLPYQRPPLSKGFLAGSVAHSNLILRGDDYFKTQGIELVLGHRATRIDRDAGRVELQGGDQLAYDKLLIATGSRARQLSVPGHGRDGIVYLRTLDDAVNLKPRLETAHEIVIIGGGFIGLEVAATAAKAGKKVTLIEAASRLLERAVSPQISQFLLDTHVSHGVDIRFNQTVVGIEDADGAAHAVICSDGRRVRGDMIVAGIGGIANDDLASAAGVACANGIDVDEFGQTAVPNIFAAGDCSNHHNIFAGRRVRLESVQNATDQGKSAGAAIAGKPEPYVSVPRFWSDQYDAKLQIVGLSAPDDTAVIRGVIDDGKFSIFYYRGTRLMAVDSINRPGDQMIARRLIAASLSPSPEQAADLSFDLKKLEAVG
- a CDS encoding putative amidohydrolase YtcJ (product_source=COG1574; cath_funfam=2.30.40.10,3.20.20.140; cog=COG1574; pfam=PF07969; superfamily=51338,51556), with the protein product MRATAGLLIVGIAVGCAMSQQSSAQQANRNAPDLVLVSGKILTMDSRSTVAQALAVRDGKILAIGDNAEINQLAGPQTRVIDLAGKSVVPGLIDTHAHFRAAGLGDYVVNLGRAKNVAEALELLKAFVAKKKPGEWITTGGWHPPSQLAEKRYLTRQELDSVSPDNPVYLRTVGHFSMANSIALKQAGIDKATPNPSGGSFEKDGSGDLTGVLVETAIPVVEKLVPPYTEDDEIRQYKIAESALNSFGITSVVEGATVPRDIRTLEKIVLSGSATLRVGTMFRPEPPAELSAWETIMSGNGATSGFGDDWLKFGGIKIFYDGGMTLKTALMRDKYPDAHDEYHGIAQQTPERLKQLVSIANKYNWRVGVHVVGDLGIDQALDAFESADQERSIRDRRFILIHASLIRPEQMDRARRLGVRVDFQNVFMWDKASTVERFLGKATADRAVPTRTLIEKMGLDNLGAGTDFPVNPINPFLNMYIMVTRKDPNGNVYGASEAISRDQALRLYTSAASRYMFDEGRKGTLEAGKLADLVVLSADFMSVPEDQIKDIKADLTLVGGKVVFQR
- a CDS encoding phenylpropionate dioxygenase-like ring-hydroxylating dioxygenase large terminal subunit (product_source=COG4638; cath_funfam=2.102.10.10; cog=COG4638; pfam=PF00355,PF19301; superfamily=50022,55961) — translated: MMSQEQNDLITRIGPKAPAGKLMRMYWQPAALVDELEGERPIKPVKLLGEDFVLFRDEEGRYGLLDRDCPHRGADLAFGRLEGGGVRCAFHGWLFDVNGKCLETPAEPKASKLCAGIKQRAFPVVEKGGILWAWLGEGEPPAFPELDCFAAPGAYTFAFKGLFDCNWLQAMEVGIDPAHASFLHRFFEDEDTSAAYGKQFRGASAGSEMPMTKILREYDRPIINVESTEYGLRLIALRELDDERTHVRVTNQLFPHGFVIPMSTEMTITQWHVPVDDESCYWYAIFTSYTKPVDKQKMREQRLELYELPDYKSRKNRSNDYGFDPHEQAHETYTGMGADINVHDQWAVESMGKIQDRTREHLGSSDKAIIAYRKLLRQEIEKAAGGVKPLMFLDADHARSIQGPATMDGIGPTRGWETYWMEVDVARRRGAPWAAPVPQEASATVTRLSAAE